The Streptomyces sp. NBC_01268 genome window below encodes:
- a CDS encoding MarR family winged helix-turn-helix transcriptional regulator, with translation MDTSPMEVIALIRRVHLLHERALRPLHEAAPVTAPELDLLIPLRHASGPVIARRLAAHLGISRVAVSKSLARLEERGYIRRTPSAADRRSVEVVITEAGEQAIDTLFPRLLEREAELLAGLGEDREQVVAALTRLADVLQAADPDR, from the coding sequence ATGGACACCTCCCCGATGGAGGTGATCGCGCTGATCCGGCGGGTGCACCTGCTGCATGAGCGGGCGTTGCGTCCGCTGCACGAGGCGGCGCCGGTGACGGCGCCGGAGCTGGATCTGCTCATCCCCTTGCGGCACGCGTCCGGGCCGGTCATCGCCCGCCGATTGGCCGCGCATCTGGGGATCTCCCGGGTGGCGGTGAGCAAGAGCCTGGCCCGCCTGGAGGAGCGCGGCTACATCCGGCGCACTCCCAGCGCGGCGGACCGCAGGTCGGTGGAGGTCGTCATCACCGAGGCGGGCGAGCAGGCCATCGACACGCTCTTCCCCCGGCTACTGGAGCGCGAGGCCGAGCTGCTGGCCGGCCTTGGCGAAGACCGTGAGCAGGTCGTGGCCGCCCTGACGCGACTGGCCGACGTCCTGCAGGCCGCCGACCCCGACCGATGA
- a CDS encoding AAA family ATPase — translation MISSKAPRRLDEGQVIMDGRRSRLILLCGLPGAGKTTVARKVERELSAVRLCPDEWLVELGFDLFDGEARDRVERLLWQRAVGLLASGAVVILENGFWQRSERDEMRLRARALGAEVELRYLDVPMAELERRIALRNQEPGSVVLTAELLRECQSRFEAPTQAELDLFDPPLL, via the coding sequence ATGATCTCCTCGAAGGCTCCTCGAAGGCTCGATGAAGGGCAGGTGATCATGGACGGCCGGCGATCAAGACTGATACTCCTGTGCGGCCTTCCCGGTGCTGGGAAGACCACGGTGGCCAGGAAGGTGGAGCGGGAACTCTCCGCTGTGCGCCTGTGTCCGGACGAGTGGCTTGTGGAGCTGGGCTTCGATCTCTTCGACGGTGAGGCTCGGGACCGCGTCGAGCGTCTCCTGTGGCAGCGCGCGGTGGGTCTGCTGGCCTCTGGAGCCGTTGTGATCCTGGAGAACGGGTTCTGGCAGCGTTCGGAACGCGACGAGATGCGGCTCCGGGCACGCGCACTCGGGGCCGAGGTCGAACTGCGTTACCTCGACGTGCCGATGGCGGAACTGGAGCGGCGCATCGCCCTCCGGAACCAGGAGCCGGGCTCGGTCGTGCTGACGGCCGAGCTGCTCAGGGAGTGCCAGAGCCGGTTCGAGGCCCCTACGCAGGCCGAGCTGGACCTGTTCGATCCGCCCCTGTTGTAG
- a CDS encoding alpha/beta hydrolase — translation MRADSRTTFVCVHGGSSNAQAWGPLQNELALLGYRSHAVDLPGHGAFADTPAAYYRQPQDVTALAAAPSALRGVTLKDNVRHVVDTLRKLAAPGPIVLVGNSLGGLTISAVANAAPELLDRVVYLSALCLSDPAMLTEAWDVADDNLLDAAVARIAVPDVRDPGVVRLNWRAAHADPDVFAALKAAVMADSTDHQFRLLLDSLDPDETYAAMEPGALVQADAWGRVPHTYVRLSADRSLPLAVQDHMIRTADALTPHHPFDVHTLATSHVGYFSRPRIFAELLTSLS, via the coding sequence ATGCGCGCAGACTCGCGCACCACTTTCGTATGCGTTCACGGCGGCTCTAGTAACGCTCAGGCCTGGGGTCCGTTGCAGAACGAGCTGGCCTTGCTCGGGTACCGGTCGCACGCCGTCGACCTGCCCGGTCACGGCGCCTTCGCGGACACCCCTGCCGCCTACTACCGGCAACCCCAGGACGTCACGGCACTCGCCGCCGCACCCTCCGCGCTGCGCGGTGTCACGTTGAAGGACAACGTGCGCCACGTGGTGGACACCCTGCGGAAGCTCGCCGCGCCCGGGCCGATCGTCCTGGTCGGCAACAGCCTCGGCGGTCTGACGATCAGCGCCGTCGCCAACGCCGCACCGGAGCTGCTCGACCGGGTGGTCTACCTCTCCGCGCTCTGCCTCAGCGATCCGGCCATGCTCACCGAGGCGTGGGACGTGGCCGACGACAACCTGCTGGACGCCGCAGTGGCCCGGATCGCGGTGCCGGATGTACGCGATCCGGGCGTGGTCCGGCTGAACTGGCGGGCCGCCCATGCCGATCCGGACGTGTTCGCGGCGCTGAAGGCGGCCGTCATGGCCGACTCGACCGACCACCAGTTCCGGCTGCTGCTCGACTCCCTGGACCCGGACGAGACGTACGCGGCGATGGAGCCGGGGGCGTTGGTCCAGGCCGACGCGTGGGGGCGGGTGCCGCACACGTACGTCCGGCTCTCCGCCGACCGGAGCCTCCCCCTGGCGGTACAGGACCACATGATCCGCACGGCGGACGCACTGACCCCGCACCACCCCTTCGACGTACACACCCTCGCGACCTCCCACGTCGGCTACTTCAGCCGGCCACGGATCTTCGCGGAGCTGCTGACGAGCCTCTCCTGA
- the corA gene encoding magnesium/cobalt transporter CorA gives MIHRLRSAVRRTYRRAVDLSHPARSPLGSAVVNCVVYADGVRQEGVRSVEEAVRRVRRRGGGGFVWIGLHEPEEKEFAGLAELFGLHPLAVEDAVHAHQRPKLEQYGDVLFAVFKTVRYVEHDELTATSEVVDTGELMAFTGPDFVITIRHGGHGSLGPLREALETEPEQLAKGPSAVLHAIADHVVDDYLAVADAVQDDLDAIETAVFSEQGDRGDAGRIYQLKRELLELKRAVAPLGRPLQRLATEPVTIVAPEIRAYFRDVADHLARVAEQVASYDTLLDSILQAHLAQVTVAQNEDMRKITAWAAIIAVPTMVCGVYGMNFDHMPELRWTYGYPLVLGVMAVACFVIHRGFRRNGWL, from the coding sequence ATGATCCACCGCCTGCGCAGCGCGGTCCGCCGGACGTACCGGCGCGCCGTGGACCTCAGCCACCCGGCGCGCTCGCCACTCGGCAGCGCCGTCGTCAACTGTGTGGTCTACGCGGACGGGGTGCGGCAGGAGGGCGTCCGGTCGGTCGAGGAGGCCGTGCGGCGCGTGCGCCGCAGGGGCGGCGGCGGCTTCGTGTGGATCGGTCTGCACGAGCCGGAGGAGAAGGAGTTCGCGGGGCTTGCCGAGTTGTTCGGGCTGCATCCGCTGGCGGTCGAGGACGCGGTCCACGCCCATCAACGGCCGAAGCTGGAGCAGTACGGCGACGTGCTGTTCGCCGTCTTCAAGACCGTTCGCTACGTGGAGCACGACGAGCTCACCGCCACGAGCGAGGTGGTGGACACCGGCGAGCTGATGGCCTTCACCGGACCCGACTTCGTCATCACCATCCGCCACGGGGGCCACGGCTCCCTCGGCCCGCTCCGCGAGGCCCTGGAGACGGAGCCGGAACAGCTCGCCAAGGGGCCCTCCGCCGTCCTGCACGCGATAGCGGACCATGTCGTCGACGACTACCTCGCCGTCGCCGACGCGGTGCAGGACGACCTGGACGCGATCGAGACCGCGGTCTTCTCCGAGCAGGGCGACCGTGGCGACGCCGGCCGGATCTACCAGCTCAAGCGCGAGCTCCTCGAACTCAAGCGGGCCGTGGCTCCGCTGGGCCGGCCCCTCCAGCGGCTCGCCACGGAGCCGGTCACGATCGTCGCGCCCGAGATCCGCGCGTACTTCCGTGACGTGGCCGACCACCTGGCCCGGGTCGCCGAGCAGGTCGCCTCGTACGACACCCTGCTCGACTCGATCCTCCAGGCCCATCTCGCGCAGGTGACCGTCGCCCAGAACGAGGACATGCGCAAGATCACCGCCTGGGCCGCGATCATCGCGGTCCCGACGATGGTCTGCGGCGTCTACGGCATGAACTTCGACCACATGCCCGAGCTGCGCTGGACCTACGGCTATCCCCTGGTCCTCGGCGTCATGGCCGTCGCCTGCTTCGTCATCCACCGGGGCTTCCGCCGCAACGGCTGGCTCTGA
- a CDS encoding VOC family protein, whose protein sequence is MTVKPIPEGYPRVTPYLCVDGAAAAIDFYVSVFGASERMRMPASDGRIGHAELAFGNSVVMLADEYPEINFRSPKTVGGTPITLHVYVEDVDAVFAKALARGAKELSPVKNEFYGDRTGQLEDPFGHRWNLATHVADVPPEEREKRAKEALQSMESAPDGD, encoded by the coding sequence GTGACCGTCAAACCCATTCCCGAAGGATATCCGCGCGTCACGCCGTACCTCTGCGTCGACGGAGCCGCGGCGGCGATCGACTTCTACGTCTCCGTGTTCGGCGCGAGCGAGCGGATGAGGATGCCGGCGTCCGACGGCAGGATCGGCCACGCCGAGCTGGCGTTCGGCAACTCGGTCGTCATGCTCGCGGACGAGTACCCGGAGATCAACTTCCGCTCGCCGAAGACGGTGGGCGGGACGCCCATCACACTGCACGTGTACGTCGAGGACGTCGACGCGGTCTTCGCCAAGGCCCTCGCCCGTGGCGCGAAGGAGCTGTCGCCGGTCAAGAACGAGTTCTACGGCGACCGCACCGGGCAGTTGGAGGACCCCTTCGGCCACCGCTGGAATCTCGCCACGCACGTGGCGGACGTCCCTCCGGAGGAGAGGGAGAAGCGGGCCAAGGAGGCCCTGCAGTCCATGGAGTCGGCCCCGGACGGCGACTGA
- a CDS encoding magnesium and cobalt transport protein CorA: MIVDCAHYRDGHRQHVGPMPLEEAAARCRQGGFVWLGMFEPGPEELARVRDCFGLHELAVEDAQAFHLRPKAEQYEDGTELIILRTARYDDEREEIDTGEISVFLAERFVITVRQGIASELTGARSRLEHRPELLRTGSASTLWAILDQVVDSYAPVVTELERDIEQIESTVFSGTVAPTERIYSLRREATDFYRAVHPLLTVLARRLPPGRSPTELLPYFRDVHDHLLLVNEEVAAQRDLLTTVLEANIAVISVEQNKINLRQSATMERLTIVATVFLPLSFVVGFFGQNFDWLVTHITSFTAFLTLSVCGLLLPCLALYVWLRRRRRHSAPKTQDASDGVPRLPAAPIE; encoded by the coding sequence ATGATCGTCGACTGCGCACACTACCGGGACGGGCACCGACAGCACGTGGGCCCCATGCCGCTGGAGGAGGCCGCCGCCCGCTGCCGGCAGGGCGGATTCGTCTGGCTCGGCATGTTCGAACCAGGCCCCGAGGAACTGGCCCGGGTACGCGACTGCTTCGGACTGCACGAACTCGCCGTCGAGGACGCCCAGGCCTTCCACCTGCGACCGAAGGCCGAGCAATACGAGGACGGCACGGAGCTGATCATCCTGCGCACCGCGCGCTACGACGACGAGCGCGAGGAGATCGACACCGGCGAGATCAGCGTGTTCCTCGCCGAGCGCTTCGTCATCACCGTCCGCCAGGGCATCGCCAGCGAACTGACCGGCGCCCGCAGCAGACTCGAACACCGCCCCGAGCTGCTACGGACCGGCAGCGCCTCGACGCTGTGGGCGATCCTGGATCAGGTCGTCGACAGCTACGCGCCCGTCGTCACAGAGCTCGAACGGGACATCGAGCAGATCGAGTCCACGGTGTTCTCCGGTACGGTCGCCCCGACCGAGCGGATCTACTCCCTGCGCCGCGAGGCCACCGACTTCTACCGCGCCGTGCACCCGCTGCTCACCGTGCTGGCCCGACGCTTGCCGCCCGGCAGATCACCGACGGAACTCCTGCCGTACTTCCGCGACGTGCACGACCACTTGTTGCTGGTCAACGAGGAGGTCGCCGCCCAACGGGACCTTCTGACCACCGTCCTGGAAGCGAACATCGCGGTGATCTCCGTCGAGCAGAACAAGATCAACCTCAGGCAGAGCGCCACGATGGAGCGGCTGACGATCGTCGCGACCGTGTTCCTCCCGCTGTCCTTCGTCGTCGGCTTCTTCGGGCAGAACTTCGACTGGCTGGTCACCCACATCACCAGCTTCACCGCGTTCCTCACCCTCAGCGTCTGCGGACTGCTGCTGCCCTGCCTGGCGCTGTACGTCTGGCTGCGAAGGCGGCGCCGCCACTCGGCGCCGAAGACGCAGGATGCGAGCGACGGCGTCCCGCGCCTCCCGGCAGCCCCCATCGAGTAG
- a CDS encoding multicopper oxidase domain-containing protein: MAIWRVAAAPTPYPQPAVPASRPVPGSVSPVLEQTLDVRFTDISVPGLGPITTRTYNGAIPGPTLRVCGGQTLRLTHINGLPPHPPHTGGHNTPHHPNSFNLHTQGIHVSPSGDADNGLREFAPRTTDEATAGAPEQRYVTIVHVPVDHPAGTYWYHPHLHGGVAEQIVGGMAGMSIVEGDVDEVPEIKAAADLVVCINELKVKDGKIPAFTSGG, from the coding sequence ATGGCCATATGGCGTGTGGCCGCGGCGCCGACGCCCTATCCGCAGCCCGCCGTCCCGGCCTCGCGGCCGGTGCCCGGTTCGGTGTCGCCGGTGCTGGAGCAGACGCTCGACGTCCGGTTCACGGACATCTCCGTGCCGGGCCTCGGCCCGATCACCACGCGCACCTACAACGGGGCGATCCCGGGCCCCACCCTGCGCGTGTGCGGCGGGCAGACCCTGCGGCTGACGCACATCAACGGCCTTCCGCCCCACCCGCCGCACACCGGCGGCCACAACACACCGCACCACCCGAACAGCTTCAATCTGCACACGCAGGGGATCCACGTCTCCCCGTCCGGGGACGCCGACAACGGCCTGCGCGAGTTCGCGCCGCGCACCACGGACGAGGCCACCGCCGGCGCGCCGGAGCAGCGGTACGTGACGATCGTCCACGTGCCGGTCGACCATCCCGCCGGCACCTACTGGTACCACCCGCACCTGCACGGAGGCGTCGCGGAGCAGATCGTCGGCGGCATGGCCGGGATGAGCATCGTCGAAGGCGACGTCGACGAGGTCCCCGAGATCAAGGCCGCCGCCGACCTCGTCGTGTGCATCAACGAACTCAAGGTCAAGGACGGCAAGATCCCCGCCTTCACCTCGGGTGGCTAG
- a CDS encoding SMI1/KNR4 family protein, whose protein sequence is MTQGFDLAASLARGVDGRSGAWSFIQGFAAHWADALQSGDGWTEADLAAAEERLGVQLPTAMREAYLLFGRRRDLTSNHDELLSPAELHVDDAKEALVFRHENQGAASWGILLERLRDDDPAVFIRLDLSDKIAERWEGWMERLSLCFMEIVLSESVQADGESCDFLDPDGASIELLQETCVQLPFPAYPIGEEEHATRWFLGQDVLLRSDGMAVLARGRTPEDLDRVRDLIPGDWLNDYR, encoded by the coding sequence ATGACACAAGGGTTCGATCTTGCTGCATCTCTCGCCCGAGGCGTCGACGGCCGCAGCGGTGCATGGAGCTTCATTCAGGGCTTCGCCGCCCACTGGGCCGACGCGCTGCAGAGCGGCGACGGGTGGACGGAGGCCGATCTGGCCGCGGCGGAGGAGAGGCTGGGCGTCCAGCTGCCGACGGCGATGCGCGAGGCGTATCTGCTGTTCGGGCGCCGCCGGGATCTCACCAGCAACCATGACGAGCTGCTCAGCCCGGCAGAACTGCATGTTGATGACGCCAAAGAGGCCCTGGTCTTCCGGCACGAGAACCAGGGAGCCGCATCCTGGGGCATCCTCCTCGAACGACTCCGGGACGACGACCCTGCGGTGTTCATCCGGCTCGACTTGTCCGACAAGATCGCCGAGCGGTGGGAGGGCTGGATGGAGCGTCTTTCCCTGTGCTTTATGGAGATCGTTCTGTCCGAGTCTGTGCAGGCCGACGGAGAGTCCTGCGACTTCCTCGACCCTGATGGCGCCAGCATCGAGCTGCTGCAAGAGACCTGTGTCCAGCTGCCGTTCCCGGCCTATCCCATCGGGGAGGAAGAGCACGCGACTCGTTGGTTCCTGGGCCAGGACGTCCTGCTACGCAGCGACGGCATGGCCGTCCTGGCTCGTGGCCGGACGCCCGAAGACCTCGACCGCGTCCGTGACCTGATTCCGGGCGACTGGCTCAACGACTACCGCTGA
- a CDS encoding Mu transposase domain-containing protein, producing the protein MDAAFITWVPQRRAQAHRTHQQIIGERAARDHAALKPLPENPYLVAERHLRPVGKDCLVAFGGNLYSVPALRVRPRQLVEIRATKSQVMLHSTIAAANGETLLATHPRAIGRGARVVDESHRDGLHKEFAGFARGGPVLARTLDDVEGPADQCQVDPFLAWCLQGVFDPFSHPRLARVVGDQGDGLLDQHRGLIALHLIRPGDPGNCEEEQSGDRAGQPRTRGRGEATCRPPCSCPRAGWILAHDDRPSWRQGQHPRYGRHQQSVGHARGASITDPPCGGLFTRARTSLLTGRTPNDSDRGGAPVSKRRAFRLPSCQLLPSIVFIWAISAVWAVMISSASVLAGP; encoded by the coding sequence ATGGACGCCGCCTTCATCACCTGGGTCCCACAGCGGCGGGCTCAGGCCCACAGGACCCACCAGCAGATCATCGGAGAGCGGGCGGCCCGCGACCACGCGGCTCTCAAGCCGCTTCCGGAGAATCCGTATCTGGTGGCCGAGCGGCATCTGCGGCCTGTCGGCAAGGACTGTCTGGTCGCCTTCGGCGGCAATCTCTACTCAGTACCTGCCCTCAGGGTCCGACCACGTCAGTTGGTGGAGATCCGGGCCACGAAGTCACAGGTCATGCTGCATTCCACCATCGCGGCCGCCAACGGCGAGACGTTGCTGGCCACCCATCCGCGGGCGATCGGCCGAGGGGCCCGTGTCGTCGACGAGAGCCACCGGGACGGTCTGCACAAGGAGTTCGCGGGTTTCGCTCGGGGCGGCCCCGTCCTGGCCCGGACGCTCGACGACGTCGAGGGCCCGGCTGACCAGTGCCAGGTCGACCCCTTCCTTGCGTGGTGCCTCCAAGGCGTCTTCGATCCGTTCAGCCACCCGCGCCTCGCCCGCGTCGTTGGCGATCAGGGCGATGGCCTGCTCGACCAGCACCGCGGCCTCATCGCTCTCCATCTCATCCGCCCAGGCGACCCCGGGAACTGTGAGGAAGAACAGAGTGGCGACCGTGCCGGTCAGCCCCGTACGCGGGGCAGGGGTGAGGCAACCTGTCGGCCTCCGTGTTCGTGCCCTCGGGCTGGATGGATCCTTGCGCATGACGATCGCCCTTCGTGGCGTCAGGGACAGCACCCCCGCTACGGCCGTCACCAGCAGAGTGTGGGACATGCGAGGGGGGCCTCGATCACGGACCCGCCGTGCGGCGGCCTGTTCACCCGGGCGCGTACGTCTCTGTTGACGGGCAGGACGCCGAACGACTCCGACCGCGGGGGAGCGCCGGTGTCGAAGCGCCGCGCGTTCCGCCTGCCCTCCTGTCAGCTCTTGCCCAGCATCGTCTTCATCTGGGCGATCTCCGCGGTCTGGGCCGTGATGATCTCGTCGGCGAGCGTCTTGGCGGGGCCGTAG
- a CDS encoding DUF305 domain-containing protein → MDTNLFPTRRAALAAAAAAAALVLTACGDDGNTTTSATETPTVATPSAPATVPVGEHNQADVTFAQGMIPHHRQAILMSEMALTRASSAEVKALAEKIKGAQGPEIATMTSWLKAWGEEVPTGMDGMDGMDHGGSGMPGMMDEQRMDELDKGSGTAFDTMFLTMMIEHHEGAVEMAKTEKAEGAYGPAKTLADEIITAQTAEIAQMKTMLGKS, encoded by the coding sequence ATGGACACGAACCTATTCCCTACCCGCCGTGCCGCTCTGGCCGCGGCTGCGGCCGCGGCCGCGCTCGTCCTGACCGCCTGCGGCGACGACGGCAACACCACGACCAGCGCAACCGAAACTCCCACGGTCGCCACCCCCTCCGCCCCGGCCACCGTCCCCGTGGGCGAGCACAACCAGGCCGACGTCACGTTCGCGCAGGGCATGATCCCGCACCACCGCCAGGCCATCCTCATGTCCGAGATGGCCCTGACCCGCGCCTCATCCGCCGAGGTGAAGGCCCTGGCCGAGAAGATCAAGGGCGCGCAGGGCCCGGAGATCGCCACCATGACGAGCTGGTTGAAGGCGTGGGGCGAGGAGGTCCCCACGGGCATGGACGGTATGGACGGCATGGACCACGGCGGCTCCGGAATGCCCGGCATGATGGACGAGCAACGCATGGACGAGCTGGACAAAGGCTCCGGCACGGCCTTCGACACCATGTTCCTGACGATGATGATCGAGCACCACGAGGGCGCGGTCGAGATGGCGAAGACCGAGAAGGCCGAAGGTGCCTACGGCCCCGCCAAGACGCTCGCCGACGAGATCATCACGGCCCAGACCGCGGAGATCGCCCAGATGAAGACGATGCTGGGCAAGAGCTGA